Proteins co-encoded in one Rubrobacter aplysinae genomic window:
- a CDS encoding phospholipase D-like domain-containing protein, which produces MSRSLSTISHWLSEARGLLRGLRGYVFRIVAVIAAMQTMVVAILITLTQLRKRRQTPREGYPWESQPEIELESGGVWFKIYPQGGELFEEMLAEIERAEREIFVETFIWKGDETGQRFVEALARKAREGVDVYAIFDGVANFLVVPAEFKDFPPEINTLHFRPPSNPANCVDPRTIFRDHRKILCVDDRVAFVGGFNIGSFYASGSWRDTHLRVRGMEVSELKNAFIDFWNEHHPGDLPAIQTDNRPRSWVSDAVLHRNDPYLRIFPIRAVYLEAIDRAMSRIYLTSAYFIPDKALRGSLIAAAGRGVDVQILLPRDSNHPTVDWLSRRHWYELLDNGVRIFGYENIMIHSKTATIDGVWSTIGTANIDRLSLLQNYEVNLEVYDRNLAEQVERMFELDKTNALEITRDTWTRRPLPAKIAERAISSLEPLF; this is translated from the coding sequence ATGTCCCGCTCGTTATCCACCATCTCGCACTGGTTATCCGAGGCCCGGGGGCTCTTGCGCGGGCTCCGCGGCTACGTTTTCAGGATAGTCGCCGTTATCGCCGCGATGCAGACGATGGTGGTCGCGATCCTGATAACCCTGACCCAGCTCCGAAAGCGCCGGCAGACCCCCCGGGAAGGCTACCCGTGGGAGAGCCAGCCCGAGATCGAGCTGGAGTCGGGGGGCGTGTGGTTCAAGATCTACCCCCAGGGCGGGGAGCTTTTCGAGGAGATGCTCGCCGAGATAGAGCGCGCGGAGCGTGAGATCTTCGTCGAGACCTTTATCTGGAAAGGCGACGAGACGGGCCAACGCTTCGTCGAGGCTCTGGCCCGCAAGGCGCGCGAGGGCGTGGACGTGTACGCCATCTTCGACGGGGTCGCGAACTTCCTGGTCGTCCCGGCGGAGTTCAAGGACTTCCCGCCGGAGATAAACACCCTCCACTTCCGGCCGCCCTCTAACCCGGCCAACTGCGTGGACCCGCGCACCATCTTCCGCGACCATCGCAAGATCCTGTGCGTGGACGATAGGGTCGCGTTCGTCGGGGGCTTCAACATCGGCTCGTTCTACGCCTCCGGTAGCTGGCGCGACACCCACCTGCGCGTCCGGGGCATGGAGGTATCGGAGCTAAAGAACGCCTTTATAGACTTCTGGAACGAGCACCACCCCGGCGACCTCCCGGCGATACAGACCGACAACCGGCCCCGCTCCTGGGTCTCGGACGCCGTGCTCCACCGCAACGACCCGTACCTCAGGATCTTCCCCATAAGGGCGGTGTATCTCGAAGCCATAGACCGGGCAATGAGCCGCATCTACCTCACGAGCGCCTACTTCATCCCGGACAAGGCTCTGCGGGGGAGCCTGATCGCCGCCGCGGGCCGCGGGGTGGACGTGCAGATACTCCTGCCCCGCGACTCCAACCATCCCACGGTGGACTGGCTCTCGCGCCGCCACTGGTACGAGCTACTGGACAACGGGGTCAGGATCTTCGGCTACGAGAACATAATGATCCACTCCAAGACCGCGACCATAGACGGCGTGTGGTCCACCATAGGTACCGCGAACATAGACCGCCTGAGTCTCCTCCAGAACTACGAGGTGAACCTCGAGGTCTACGACCGGAACCTGGCCGAGCAGGTCGAGCGCATGTTCGAGCTGGACAAGACCAACGCCCTGGAGATCACCCGAGACACCTGGACCCGGCGGCCCCTGCCGGCAAAGATCGCCGAGCGCGCCATCTCCTCGCTCGAACCGCTGTTCTAG
- a CDS encoding YcjF family protein: MSIRSLYRVFNETRRAARERATVAVTGKGGGADSLARALGAGRGTRGAEIIIAVREGSGGETVLDLSGKAIESPGELTLRSEPLLSPEAELLGEVVPWVAGRLDEDYLVSLGRGYEAFRRAVCEEVIHNNARQNAFIGALPVPGADLPVMTANQGRMVLQIASIYGEEITLDRARELLGVLGAGLGFRAVGRQVVKIVPFGGWAVSGAIGYAGTLAMGRAAVLYFERGYDELGQQEISGIRDRAAHEARDFVSRVRRENKGNKGDEENKKRRG, encoded by the coding sequence ATGAGTATCAGGAGCTTGTACAGGGTGTTCAACGAGACGCGCCGGGCGGCCCGGGAGCGGGCGACGGTTGCGGTGACCGGCAAGGGGGGCGGCGCGGACAGTCTCGCCCGCGCGCTCGGAGCCGGGCGCGGGACACGGGGGGCGGAGATAATAATCGCGGTTCGCGAGGGCTCCGGCGGCGAGACGGTGCTGGATCTCTCCGGTAAAGCTATAGAGAGCCCCGGGGAGCTGACGCTGCGCTCGGAGCCGCTGCTCTCGCCGGAGGCGGAGCTGCTGGGGGAGGTCGTGCCCTGGGTGGCCGGGAGGCTCGACGAGGACTATCTGGTCTCGCTCGGGCGCGGCTACGAGGCGTTCCGCAGGGCGGTGTGCGAGGAGGTGATCCACAACAACGCCCGCCAGAACGCGTTTATCGGGGCGTTGCCGGTGCCCGGGGCGGATTTGCCGGTGATGACCGCGAACCAGGGCCGCATGGTCCTGCAAATAGCCTCCATTTACGGGGAGGAGATCACACTGGACAGGGCCCGGGAGCTTCTCGGAGTGCTCGGCGCGGGGCTCGGCTTCAGGGCGGTGGGCCGTCAGGTGGTCAAGATCGTGCCGTTCGGGGGCTGGGCCGTCTCCGGGGCGATAGGCTACGCCGGTACCCTGGCGATGGGCCGGGCCGCCGTGCTCTACTTCGAGCGCGGATACGACGAGCTCGGCCAGCAGGAGATCTCCGGTATCCGGGACCGCGCCGCCCACGAGGCGCGGGACTTCGTCTCCAGGGTGAGAAGGGAAAATAAAGGAAACAAGGGAGACGAGGAGAACAAAAAGCGTCGCGGGTAG
- a CDS encoding sigma-70 family RNA polymerase sigma factor: MQPQHDLRDIEEVQELFEAGQTAGTLESGEVLELLSEVDLSTEQIQQVYGLLRERGVEIVDTGFLEDSVKEKEDIQLVEEVLGSNLRTRYTGDAVQMYLDEIGKTPLLTKAQEVYLAKRIQRGDRRARAHLTRANLRLVVSIAKKYASRGVSLLDLVQEGNIGLMRAVEKFDYRRGYKFSTYATWWIRQAVTRAIADKGRTIRVPVHMVEKINKYYRVQRSLASELNREPTDEEVAALMEIETEEVSRIRKVSRRSISLETPVGEDYSSELGDFIADDESETPHDLAKTSLLKSRMQEALYSLPERERMVLEYRFGLTGGQPKTLEEVGERFEVTRERIRQIQLTALAKIKTSPHAASLRDLLD, translated from the coding sequence TTGCAGCCTCAGCATGATCTGCGAGACATAGAAGAGGTCCAGGAACTCTTCGAGGCGGGACAGACCGCGGGTACGCTGGAGTCCGGCGAGGTACTCGAGCTCCTTTCGGAGGTGGACCTCTCCACCGAGCAGATACAGCAAGTCTACGGCCTCTTGCGCGAGCGCGGCGTCGAGATCGTGGATACAGGCTTTCTCGAGGACAGCGTAAAGGAGAAGGAGGACATCCAGCTCGTCGAGGAGGTGCTGGGGAGCAACCTGCGCACCCGCTACACCGGCGACGCGGTGCAGATGTATCTGGACGAGATCGGCAAGACCCCACTGCTCACGAAGGCCCAGGAGGTGTACCTCGCAAAAAGGATACAGCGCGGCGACCGCCGCGCCCGGGCGCACCTCACCCGGGCGAACCTCCGGCTCGTGGTCTCCATCGCAAAGAAGTACGCCAGCCGCGGCGTCTCCCTGCTGGACCTCGTACAGGAAGGGAACATCGGTCTGATGCGGGCCGTGGAGAAGTTCGACTACCGCCGGGGCTACAAGTTCTCCACCTACGCGACGTGGTGGATCCGGCAGGCCGTCACCCGGGCCATCGCCGACAAGGGCCGCACCATCCGGGTCCCGGTGCACATGGTGGAGAAGATCAACAAGTACTACCGGGTGCAGCGGTCCCTCGCCTCCGAGCTGAACCGCGAGCCGACCGACGAGGAGGTCGCCGCCCTGATGGAGATAGAGACCGAGGAGGTCTCCCGCATCCGCAAGGTCAGTCGACGCTCCATAAGCCTGGAGACCCCGGTCGGGGAGGACTACTCCTCGGAGCTCGGAGACTTTATCGCGGACGACGAATCGGAGACCCCCCACGATCTCGCGAAGACCTCGCTCCTCAAGTCCCGCATGCAGGAGGCCCTGTACTCCCTGCCGGAGCGGGAGCGCATGGTGCTGGAGTACCGCTTCGGCCTTACGGGCGGCCAGCCAAAGACGCTAGAGGAGGTCGGGGAGCGCTTCGAGGTAACCCGCGAGAGGATCCGGCAGATACAGCTAACCGCCCTGGCGAAGATAAAGACCAGCCCCCACGCCGCGAGCCTGCGCGACCTGCTGGACTAG
- a CDS encoding SRPBCC family protein: protein MAQRVNESIEVQAPKEQVFRYWADFENFPRFMQNIEEIRTTGEDTTHWKVEGPLSKSVEFDARTTEKDPDRGIAWNTIDGEVMTSGEVRFEEMAGDRTRVEVTMNYSDPPGGAVGEKVAGILSDPQKSMQEDLQNFRRIAENGFEESGQ, encoded by the coding sequence TTGGCGCAGCGGGTAAACGAGAGCATCGAGGTTCAGGCACCCAAGGAGCAGGTTTTCCGCTACTGGGCGGACTTCGAGAACTTCCCCAGGTTCATGCAGAACATCGAGGAGATCCGGACCACCGGCGAGGACACCACCCACTGGAAGGTCGAGGGCCCTCTAAGCAAGAGTGTGGAGTTCGACGCCCGCACCACGGAGAAGGACCCGGACCGGGGGATCGCCTGGAACACGATAGACGGGGAGGTCATGACCTCCGGCGAGGTTCGTTTCGAGGAGATGGCCGGCGACCGCACCAGGGTCGAGGTGACCATGAACTACTCGGATCCGCCCGGTGGTGCGGTCGGCGAGAAGGTCGCGGGTATCCTCAGCGACCCGCAGAAGAGCATGCAGGAGGACCTCCAGAACTTCAGGCGGATAGCGGAGAACGGCTTTGAAGAGTCCGGCCAGTAG
- a CDS encoding S41 family peptidase, which translates to MRWSSLFTRPESGKRFGLRRFVRQAALVAGVLVLVSAAYYAGLSRGPAGLSGGSQEGVTLYAEALNLVQDEYVDQEALDPDEQARAAIRGMLDSLGDKGHTRLLTPDESERNEESISGRYVGVGIRIEDRDGEAVVTSPIDGSPAAEAGVESGDVVVAVDGENVEGLELSGVSERIRGEEGTEVGITLRRDGEERSVSLERSEIDVSAASWSLLPGTQTAHVRLSSFSSESAGELETALSEARAAGAERFVLDLRNNPGGQLEQAVESAGLFLESGSVVYIRQDAEGDREKVRVSGGDAAIEADTPMTVLVNGGTASSAEILAGALRDNGRARLVGATTFGTGTVLQPYKLDDGSELLIGIAEWLTPDGDFIRDNGIQPGVKVKLGEDEEPVYPNDEDGLSLEEILSRDAQLERAVELLGGR; encoded by the coding sequence ATGCGGTGGAGCTCTCTGTTTACTAGGCCCGAGTCGGGCAAGAGGTTCGGTCTGCGGCGTTTCGTGCGCCAGGCGGCGCTCGTCGCGGGCGTGCTGGTGCTGGTCTCCGCCGCGTACTACGCCGGTCTCTCGCGGGGACCGGCCGGGCTATCCGGGGGGAGTCAGGAAGGGGTCACGCTGTACGCGGAGGCCCTGAACCTCGTCCAGGACGAGTACGTGGATCAGGAGGCCCTCGACCCCGACGAGCAGGCCCGGGCCGCCATCCGGGGCATGCTGGATTCTCTGGGGGACAAGGGCCACACCAGGCTCCTGACCCCGGATGAGTCCGAGCGTAACGAGGAGAGTATTTCGGGCAGGTACGTCGGGGTGGGCATCCGTATAGAGGACCGCGACGGCGAGGCCGTCGTGACCTCCCCGATAGACGGCTCTCCGGCCGCGGAGGCCGGGGTCGAGAGCGGCGACGTGGTGGTCGCCGTGGACGGCGAGAACGTCGAGGGTCTTGAGCTTTCGGGGGTTTCGGAGAGGATCCGGGGTGAAGAGGGGACCGAGGTTGGCATTACCCTCCGCCGCGACGGCGAGGAGCGCAGTGTCTCCCTCGAGCGCTCCGAGATAGACGTGTCGGCGGCCTCGTGGAGCCTCCTGCCGGGCACCCAGACGGCCCACGTGAGGCTTTCCTCGTTCTCCTCCGAGAGCGCCGGGGAGCTAGAGACGGCGCTCTCGGAGGCCCGGGCGGCCGGGGCCGAGCGGTTCGTGCTCGACCTCCGTAACAACCCCGGGGGGCAGTTGGAGCAGGCCGTGGAGTCGGCGGGTCTATTTCTGGAATCCGGTAGCGTCGTGTACATCCGTCAGGATGCGGAGGGGGACCGCGAGAAGGTGCGCGTCTCCGGCGGCGACGCCGCAATCGAGGCTGACACCCCGATGACGGTGCTCGTAAACGGGGGCACCGCCTCCAGCGCCGAGATCCTCGCCGGAGCCTTGCGCGACAACGGCCGCGCCCGGCTCGTCGGCGCCACGACCTTCGGCACCGGCACCGTGCTCCAGCCTTACAAGCTCGACGACGGCTCGGAGCTCCTGATCGGCATCGCCGAGTGGCTCACCCCCGACGGAGACTTTATCCGGGATAACGGCATACAACCCGGCGTAAAGGTCAAGCTCGGCGAGGATGAAGAGCCCGTTTACCCGAACGACGAGGACGGACTCTCACTAGAAGAGATACTCTCCCGCGACGCCCAGCTAGAGCGGGCCGTGGAGCTCTTGGGTGGCCGGTAG
- the ggt gene encoding gamma-glutamyltransferase, whose protein sequence is MDDYSRPFSGGRSTVFGMGGAVASEHPQASRAGIRVLDEGGTAADACVAMAAVMAVVSPMATGMGGDAFALYYDASSGRVRGMEGAGRAPGGATIQKLREVGYRRMPARGGLSVTVPGAVRLWEDAARTFGVKPLGDLLEPARALAEGGFPVPEVNAHHWREAEEMLGLSESAVRGLLPGGRAPRAGEVFRQPDLARTLSAVAAKGADAFYGGKIAARIASSVRRDGGLLSEEDLAGHAASPLVEPISTDYRGITVYEMPPPGQGIAALEMLNILGGYTLSALRPYTAERIHLEAEAKKLAFSDLYARVGDPEFASVPTRYLLSREHAAGMRQQISTSRAGHLATSGRLGGDTSYLCAVDSAGNGCSLINSVFDSFGSGIVAEGTGVCLQNRGSSFRLEEGHPNALAPGKRPLHTIIPGLATRGDALWAAFGVMGGPMQPQGHAQLLVNLIDYEMPPQQAVDHPRHFHSDDGGLLVEGRVPPEEISKLRSMGHRVEVGPDYAVPTGAAQLIRLTPEGVRACASDPRKDGCALAQ, encoded by the coding sequence GTGGATGATTACTCGCGGCCTTTCTCCGGCGGGCGTTCCACGGTATTCGGGATGGGCGGAGCGGTGGCTTCGGAGCATCCGCAGGCGTCCCGGGCCGGAATCCGGGTACTGGACGAGGGCGGCACCGCCGCCGATGCCTGTGTGGCGATGGCGGCTGTCATGGCTGTGGTCTCCCCGATGGCGACCGGCATGGGTGGCGACGCATTCGCCCTCTACTACGACGCTTCCTCCGGGCGGGTCAGGGGGATGGAGGGAGCCGGACGGGCTCCCGGCGGCGCCACTATCCAGAAGCTTCGCGAGGTCGGTTACCGGCGGATGCCGGCCCGTGGCGGCCTCTCCGTAACGGTTCCCGGCGCCGTGCGGCTGTGGGAGGACGCGGCCCGGACGTTCGGCGTCAAGCCTCTGGGTGATCTACTCGAGCCCGCCAGAGCCCTTGCAGAAGGAGGGTTCCCGGTCCCGGAGGTCAACGCCCACCACTGGCGCGAGGCCGAGGAGATGCTGGGCCTTAGCGAGTCGGCCGTCCGGGGTCTACTGCCAGGCGGCCGCGCGCCGAGGGCGGGTGAAGTCTTCCGCCAGCCGGATCTCGCCCGGACGCTCTCCGCCGTCGCCGCAAAAGGGGCTGACGCCTTCTATGGCGGCAAGATCGCGGCCCGCATAGCCAGCTCCGTCCGCCGGGACGGGGGCCTGCTCTCGGAGGAGGATCTCGCCGGGCACGCGGCATCTCCGCTTGTGGAGCCGATCTCGACCGACTACCGGGGCATCACCGTGTACGAGATGCCGCCCCCGGGCCAGGGGATAGCCGCCCTCGAGATGCTCAATATCCTCGGAGGCTACACGCTGTCGGCCCTGCGGCCCTACACCGCCGAGCGCATACACCTCGAGGCCGAGGCGAAGAAGCTGGCGTTCTCCGACCTCTACGCCAGGGTCGGGGACCCGGAATTCGCCTCCGTGCCGACGCGGTACCTCCTCTCCAGGGAGCACGCCGCCGGTATGCGGCAGCAGATCTCAACCTCCCGCGCCGGGCATCTCGCCACGAGCGGCCGTCTCGGGGGAGACACCAGCTACCTGTGCGCCGTGGACTCCGCCGGTAACGGCTGCTCCCTCATAAACAGCGTCTTCGATAGCTTCGGCAGCGGCATCGTCGCCGAGGGGACCGGCGTCTGTCTCCAGAACCGCGGCAGCTCCTTCCGGCTCGAGGAGGGCCACCCCAATGCACTCGCCCCCGGAAAGCGGCCGCTGCACACCATAATCCCGGGGCTCGCCACCCGGGGGGACGCGCTGTGGGCGGCCTTCGGCGTCATGGGCGGCCCGATGCAGCCCCAGGGACACGCCCAGCTACTCGTGAACCTCATAGACTACGAGATGCCGCCCCAGCAGGCCGTGGACCACCCCCGCCACTTCCACAGCGACGACGGCGGGCTCCTCGTGGAGGGGCGCGTCCCGCCGGAGGAGATAAGCAAGCTGCGGAGCATGGGACACCGGGTAGAGGTCGGGCCGGACTACGCCGTGCCCACCGGCGCGGCCCAGCTCATCCGGCTCACGCCCGAAGGGGTCCGGGCCTGCGCCAGCGACCCGCGCAAGGACGGCTGCGCCCTCGCCCAGTAG
- a CDS encoding sulfite exporter TauE/SafE family protein translates to MDPSQLILLAVLGVCGGALSGLVGVGGGIVFVPALLYVAGWNITEAVAASLAIIVFSSLSGTIRNARSENPVQWRTAVLLSLAVAPSTLIGVAISRISPDAVVELAFAALLLALAYPTAKGRSEGVGGGKRIPVALVLSAGVGIGALSGLVGVGGGVLMVPLMVLGMGLTTKTAVSTSLAVVLSAGAVGALGYILVGAVDLTELPPLIVGAIVGAWLGVRLRDPLPERALRLGFAGFMVVTAVYTAIGAL, encoded by the coding sequence ATGGATCCCTCTCAGCTAATACTTCTGGCGGTGCTCGGGGTCTGCGGCGGCGCTCTCTCGGGCCTGGTGGGGGTCGGCGGCGGCATCGTGTTCGTGCCCGCGCTGTTGTACGTTGCGGGCTGGAACATAACCGAGGCGGTGGCGGCGAGCCTGGCGATCATCGTGTTCTCCTCGCTCTCGGGGACCATCCGCAACGCCCGCAGCGAGAACCCGGTACAGTGGCGCACGGCCGTTCTACTCTCGCTCGCGGTCGCGCCCTCGACCCTGATAGGGGTTGCCATAAGCCGCATCTCCCCGGATGCGGTGGTCGAGCTTGCCTTCGCCGCCCTGCTGCTGGCCCTCGCCTATCCCACGGCCAAAGGCCGCTCGGAGGGTGTGGGAGGCGGCAAGAGGATACCCGTGGCGCTGGTGCTCTCCGCCGGGGTCGGCATCGGCGCGCTCTCGGGGCTGGTGGGGGTCGGCGGCGGGGTGCTGATGGTGCCGCTGATGGTGCTCGGGATGGGCCTCACCACCAAGACGGCCGTCTCCACCAGCCTGGCGGTGGTGCTCTCCGCCGGGGCCGTGGGAGCACTGGGGTACATCCTCGTCGGGGCCGTGGACCTCACGGAGCTGCCGCCCCTTATAGTGGGCGCCATCGTCGGGGCCTGGCTCGGGGTGAGGCTGCGCGACCCGCTGCCGGAGCGGGCGCTACGCCTGGGCTTCGCCGGGTTCATGGTCGTAACCGCCGTCTACACGGCTATCGGGGCGCTCTAG
- a CDS encoding ABC transporter ATP-binding protein, whose translation MTEKVETNGGSGGSSDKLLEVKDLKKHFEVGKGQSLKAVDGISFAIERGETFGLVGETGCGKSTAGRLMVRLYEPTAGEILYDGADISTFKGEDDRKLHRRVQMIFQDPQASLNPRMTAGDIIAEGLDIHGLMKGRERSERIRELLETVGMSAEHANRYSHEFSGGQRQRLGIARALAVDPEFIIADEPVSALDVSIQAQVINLMKRLQREKNLTYLFISHDLSVVKYISDRIGVMYLGALVELAPSEELYANPMHPYTRALLSAVPVPDPDTEAGRERIVLEGDVPSPIDPPSGCRFRTRCPYATAACAETEPPWREARPGHWVQACPCFA comes from the coding sequence ATGACGGAGAAAGTGGAGACGAACGGCGGCTCTGGCGGTTCCTCCGACAAGCTGCTGGAGGTCAAGGACCTCAAGAAGCACTTCGAGGTCGGTAAGGGGCAGAGCCTCAAGGCGGTAGACGGCATCTCCTTCGCCATAGAGCGCGGGGAGACCTTCGGCCTCGTCGGGGAGACGGGGTGCGGCAAGTCCACCGCCGGCAGGCTCATGGTGCGCCTCTACGAGCCGACCGCCGGCGAGATCCTGTACGACGGCGCGGACATAAGCACCTTCAAGGGCGAGGACGACCGGAAGCTGCACCGGCGGGTGCAGATGATCTTCCAGGACCCGCAGGCCTCGCTGAACCCGCGGATGACGGCCGGGGACATCATCGCCGAGGGCCTCGACATCCACGGTTTGATGAAGGGCCGGGAGCGCAGCGAGAGGATACGCGAGCTCCTGGAGACCGTGGGAATGTCCGCCGAGCACGCCAACCGCTACTCACACGAGTTCTCCGGCGGCCAGCGTCAGAGGCTCGGGATAGCCCGGGCACTGGCCGTGGACCCGGAGTTCATCATCGCCGACGAGCCGGTCTCGGCGCTCGACGTCTCCATCCAGGCGCAGGTGATAAACCTGATGAAGCGGCTCCAGCGCGAGAAGAACCTGACCTACCTGTTTATCTCGCACGACCTCTCTGTGGTGAAGTACATCTCCGACCGAATCGGGGTGATGTACCTGGGCGCGCTGGTCGAGCTGGCCCCGAGCGAGGAGCTGTACGCCAACCCGATGCACCCCTACACCCGGGCCCTCCTATCCGCCGTCCCCGTGCCGGACCCGGACACCGAGGCCGGCCGCGAACGCATCGTGCTCGAAGGCGACGTGCCGAGCCCGATAGATCCGCCTTCGGGCTGCCGGTTCCGCACCCGGTGCCCGTACGCCACCGCCGCCTGCGCCGAGACCGAGCCTCCCTGGCGCGAGGCGAGGCCGGGCCACTGGGTGCAGGCCTGCCCCTGCTTCGCCTGA
- a CDS encoding ABC transporter ATP-binding protein, whose protein sequence is MYLATDTLLEVKNLEISFSSHAGEVQAVRGASYDLRRGETLAVVGESGSGKTVAAKSVMRLLPESNSRVTGGEILFEGRDLLKLSERDMRKMRGPEIAMVFQDPMTSLNPTMKVGRQIGESLKKHLGLTGGKARERTLELLKMVGIPSPETRINAYPHQLSGGMRQRVVIAIALACEPKVLIADEPTTALDVTIQAQILDLLHDLQERTGTSIVLITHDLGVVANAAHRVAVMYSGKVVEKGTVREIFHEPRHPYTWGLLSSVPLPTADRTQDLIPIAGSPPDPMRPPRACPFADRCPHAMKICTEEMPDYARLSSEHVSACWLNHEMAPRVEAPVGAGSQG, encoded by the coding sequence CTGTATTTGGCTACCGATACGTTGCTAGAGGTCAAGAACCTGGAGATCTCCTTCTCCAGCCACGCCGGAGAGGTGCAGGCGGTGCGGGGTGCCTCCTACGACCTGCGGCGCGGGGAGACGCTGGCCGTGGTAGGGGAGTCCGGCTCGGGCAAGACGGTGGCGGCCAAGAGCGTGATGCGCCTGTTGCCGGAGTCCAACAGCCGCGTCACCGGCGGAGAGATACTCTTCGAGGGCCGGGACCTGCTGAAGCTCTCCGAGAGAGATATGCGCAAGATGCGCGGGCCGGAGATAGCGATGGTCTTCCAGGACCCGATGACGAGCCTCAACCCGACCATGAAGGTCGGGCGTCAGATCGGCGAGAGCCTCAAGAAGCACCTCGGGCTCACCGGGGGGAAGGCCCGCGAGAGGACGCTTGAGCTACTGAAGATGGTCGGCATTCCGAGCCCCGAGACCCGGATAAACGCCTACCCGCACCAGCTCTCCGGCGGGATGCGCCAGCGGGTCGTGATCGCCATAGCCCTCGCCTGTGAGCCGAAGGTCCTCATAGCCGACGAGCCGACCACCGCGCTTGACGTGACCATCCAGGCGCAGATACTGGACCTATTGCACGACCTCCAAGAGAGGACCGGCACCTCCATAGTGCTGATCACGCACGACCTCGGGGTGGTCGCCAACGCCGCCCACCGGGTCGCGGTGATGTACTCGGGCAAGGTCGTCGAGAAGGGGACGGTGCGCGAGATCTTCCACGAGCCGCGTCACCCTTACACCTGGGGCCTGCTCTCCTCCGTGCCGCTGCCGACGGCTGACCGCACCCAGGACCTCATCCCCATCGCCGGCTCGCCGCCGGACCCGATGCGCCCGCCGCGGGCCTGCCCGTTCGCCGACCGCTGCCCGCACGCCATGAAGATCTGCACCGAGGAGATGCCCGACTACGCCCGGCTTTCGAGCGAGCACGTCTCGGCCTGCTGGCTCAATCACGAGATGGCCCCTCGCGTAGAGGCTCCGGTGGGCGCCGGGAGCCAGGGATGA
- a CDS encoding ABC transporter permease — METPKTTLTPDLFEPSRESSLQEEEAGTLSGPPTSFWKDAWTRFKQNRGALVGLVLIVGVIIAAFVGPLLQPYTVAGQDSGAQFLGPSADHWFGTDKFGRDLWVRTWSGTQISLYIAFLAATLDLIIGTIYGVIAGYYGGKVDSVLQRFIEILNGIPILIVAILMLLVFSPGIFSIALSLTIVGWVPMARLVRAQVMKLKEQEFFLAARSLGASDMRLIAKHLIPNSLGLIIIQLMFTIPNAIFFEAFLSFIGLGIQIPDASLGALIEDGYQQLRFYSYMLWFPAGILVVLMIGFNVLADGLRDAFDPKMRE, encoded by the coding sequence GTGGAGACCCCGAAAACCACGCTGACGCCGGACCTGTTCGAGCCCTCGCGGGAGAGCTCCCTGCAAGAGGAGGAGGCCGGGACGCTCTCCGGTCCTCCGACGAGCTTCTGGAAGGACGCCTGGACGCGCTTCAAACAGAACCGCGGTGCGCTGGTCGGGCTGGTCCTGATAGTGGGCGTGATAATAGCGGCCTTCGTCGGGCCGCTGCTCCAGCCCTACACCGTCGCCGGACAGGACTCCGGCGCCCAGTTCCTCGGGCCCTCCGCAGATCACTGGTTCGGCACGGACAAGTTTGGCCGCGACCTGTGGGTCAGGACGTGGTCCGGGACCCAGATCTCGCTGTACATAGCCTTCCTGGCCGCCACGCTGGACCTGATCATCGGCACCATCTACGGCGTGATCGCGGGCTACTACGGCGGCAAGGTGGACAGCGTGCTGCAGCGCTTCATCGAGATCCTCAACGGCATACCGATCCTGATAGTCGCCATCCTGATGCTGCTGGTCTTCAGCCCGGGCATCTTCTCGATAGCGCTGTCGCTGACGATAGTGGGCTGGGTCCCGATGGCCCGGCTTGTGAGGGCGCAGGTGATGAAGCTCAAGGAGCAGGAGTTCTTCCTCGCCGCGCGCTCCCTGGGGGCGAGCGACATGCGTCTGATAGCCAAGCACCTGATCCCGAACTCCCTGGGCCTGATAATCATCCAGCTCATGTTCACCATCCCGAACGCCATATTCTTCGAGGCTTTTCTGAGCTTTATCGGGCTCGGCATACAGATACCGGACGCCTCCCTGGGCGCTCTGATCGAGGACGGCTACCAGCAGCTACGCTTCTACTCCTACATGCTGTGGTTCCCCGCCGGGATCCTGGTCGTACTGATGATCGGGTTCAACGTCCTGGCCGACGGTCTCAGAGACGCGTTCGACCCGAAGATGCGCGAGTAG